Within Micromonospora narathiwatensis, the genomic segment ATTTGGGGAGGCTTTCATTGAAGGATCATGGCGGGGCGGCGACGGCACAGGGTCCCTAAGGGAAGAAACGGATGAGGTGGTCGACTGGCTGGCAGTGTATGCGGACAAACTGGCGGCCCGGGAACCGGCCGCATCCTTTGCCGGCCGACTAGGATGGCGTTGGCGATTGCCTAGAGCCGTGACCAATACGAAAGATGGATCACGGCGCAACGTTGCCTTGCACTACGATCTGCCTCCCGAATTTTTCCGCCTGTTCCTCGATCCCGGCCTCACCTATTCCTGTGCCGACTTCAGGCGGGCAAACAGCCTTGAAGCGGCTCAACTCCACAAGATTAACGGACTTTTAGACCTTGCGGAGGTGCGGTCAGGGTGTCGCCTTCTCGACGTGGGTTGCGGGTGGGGCAGTCTCCTAGCGGAGGCTGCGGCGCGAGGGGCAGAGAGCACCGGGATCACGGTGTCCCGCCGGCAGTACGAGTACTGTTTGAGCAGGTTCGGCGGCGCTACAGGGTTCGGTGCGGCTAGCGTCTTGCTAGAGGACTATCGCGACCATTCCGGAGAATATGACTCTATAACGTCGGTCGAGATGATCGAGGCGGTTGGCTCTGCATACTGGGTGGGTTTCTTCCGTAAACTCGGTTCCCTGTTGGCATCAGACGGCACAATCGCCCTTCAGGTAATTACCTTCCCCGACGGGCGGATGAAGCGGTCAATCGGCAATTACTCGTGGGTCGACCGGTATATTTTCCCGGGTGGGGAGCTGACCAGCATCGAGGAGATCGACCGGATCCTCCAGCGGCACACCGGACTGGAACTCACAGAAACCCGTCGCTTATCCTCGTCGTATGCTCGGACGCTTCGGGATTGGCGCCACCAGTTCTGCGCCCGACTGGAAGACGTTCAAAAGCTGGGCTTCGACGAACGGTTCATCCGGGTATGGGCGCTGTACTTGGCGTACTTCGAGGCAGGCTTCCGCGTACGGTACCTGGACGTGTGGCAGTGCCAACTCAGACCGAAGAGGCCCATCTCAACCTCGGGCTTGCAGCTTTATTGATCGCCGTCGACCATGGAGCCCGGCTTGGCATCATCCCGTTGGCCGGTCCGTCCAGGAAGCACGCCTCTATCGCTGCCATCCGACCACATGTCGCACTTCTTCCTGCGGAACTCCACCGGTGGAGTCAGTGATGCTTTCCGTCGTGATCATGCTAGTCGGTTGGTGCAGCAAGCCCGGAGATCGATAGGGGTGAGGCCCCCGGCAAGACGGCAATTGACCAA encodes:
- a CDS encoding class I SAM-dependent methyltransferase, which encodes MATLDRSRQSLVYGSAGQRREDLPSITVTDPGDFAARLLHAGTLGFGEAFIEGSWRGGDGTGSLREETDEVVDWLAVYADKLAAREPAASFAGRLGWRWRLPRAVTNTKDGSRRNVALHYDLPPEFFRLFLDPGLTYSCADFRRANSLEAAQLHKINGLLDLAEVRSGCRLLDVGCGWGSLLAEAAARGAESTGITVSRRQYEYCLSRFGGATGFGAASVLLEDYRDHSGEYDSITSVEMIEAVGSAYWVGFFRKLGSLLASDGTIALQVITFPDGRMKRSIGNYSWVDRYIFPGGELTSIEEIDRILQRHTGLELTETRRLSSSYARTLRDWRHQFCARLEDVQKLGFDERFIRVWALYLAYFEAGFRVRYLDVWQCQLRPKRPISTSGLQLY